In Denitratisoma sp. DHT3, one DNA window encodes the following:
- a CDS encoding NUDIX hydrolase, whose protein sequence is MSTIWKPNVTVAALIERDGRFLLVEEETEQGRRFNQPAGHLEPGESLAAACAREALEETAWTFTPTALVGVYQWPRPQGDVTYLRFAFSGSLGEHDPARALDTGILRAVWMTPAEIEASRERHRSPLILQCVQDYLAGRRFPLDLIRHYD, encoded by the coding sequence ATGAGCACGATCTGGAAACCCAATGTCACGGTGGCCGCCCTGATCGAACGGGACGGCCGTTTTCTGTTGGTGGAAGAGGAAACCGAGCAGGGCCGGCGCTTCAATCAGCCCGCCGGACACCTGGAGCCGGGCGAGTCGCTGGCGGCCGCCTGCGCCCGCGAAGCCCTGGAGGAAACCGCCTGGACCTTTACGCCGACGGCCCTGGTGGGGGTCTATCAGTGGCCGCGGCCCCAGGGGGACGTTACCTACTTGCGTTTTGCTTTTTCAGGCTCGCTGGGCGAGCATGACCCGGCGCGCGCGCTCGACACCGGCATCCTGCGCGCCGTATGGATGACGCCGGCGGAGATCGAAGCCAGCCGGGAGCGGCACCGCAGCCCGCTGATCCTGCAATGCGTGCAGGACTACCTGGCGGGACGGCGCTTTCCCCTGGATCTGATCCGGCATTACGACTGA
- a CDS encoding DNA methyltransferase, with translation MPLSWNEIKSRALAFSKHWADAGNEDAEAKPFLIAFFEIFGITDKRIANFEHAVKKYGGSAGFVDLFWPGILLVEMKSLGRNLDRAYTQAMDYFPGIAERDLPRYVLVCDFALFRLFDLSENLTHEFTLAELHKNVRLFGFIAGYQPQVIKPQDPINIKAAERMGRLHDQLKAIGYEDRPLALYLVRLLFCLFAEDTSIFEKRQFQDYIEQRISADGSDLAHHLATLFHLLNTPRDKRLKNLDEQLAAFPYINGKLFEAALPPASFDTAMRESLLDLCGLDWSLISPAIFGSLFQSIMDDKARRNLGTHYTSEENILKLIKPLFLDGLWAEFEKIRKNRNKLFEFHKKLRGLHFFDPACGCGNFLVITYRELRLLELEVLRAAYSNGQMALDVHQLIAVDVDQFYGIEIEDFPTQIAQVALWLTDHQMNIKVSEEFGAYFVRIPLTHSPTIVHGNALRLNWNEVLPAERCSYVLGNPPFVGHQWRNAEQMADMSQVWGDDGRFGRLDYVTCWHRKTADYMRQNPAIAAALVSTNSICQGEQVGTLWGWMLAQGIKIHFAHRTFSWSNEARGKAAVHCVIVGFGFGDVTERTIFEYEDIKGPAHTVKAANINPYLVDAPDVILPSRTLTPEGLPQLIKGSQPTDGGHLLLTEAEKAELIAAEPQAAEWLRPFIGGEELINGGQRWCLWLKGISPNVLRAMPLVMKRVAAVAESRRKSPTRSVQEFADKPTLFTQDRQPETPFLALSEVSSENRHFIPIAFFLPAIVPANTVQVIQGANLFHLGILSSTMHNAWMRTVAGRLESRYRYTPSVYNNFPWPQQFTKQASKQASKQASKQASKQASKQASKQASKRMPRWMKSSIKISKSLHKPCSTPVPPIRGRVLPIFTTRSPCRPIW, from the coding sequence ATGCCCCTCTCCTGGAACGAAATCAAATCCCGCGCCCTGGCGTTTTCCAAGCATTGGGCCGATGCCGGCAACGAAGACGCCGAAGCCAAGCCTTTTCTCATCGCCTTTTTCGAGATATTCGGTATCACCGACAAGCGCATCGCCAACTTCGAGCACGCGGTGAAGAAATACGGTGGTAGTGCGGGTTTTGTCGACCTCTTCTGGCCCGGCATCCTGCTGGTGGAAATGAAATCCCTGGGCAGGAATCTCGACCGGGCCTACACCCAGGCTATGGACTATTTCCCCGGCATCGCCGAGCGCGACCTACCCCGCTACGTGCTGGTCTGCGATTTCGCCCTCTTCCGCCTGTTCGACCTGAGCGAAAACCTCACCCATGAATTCACCCTGGCCGAACTGCACAAGAACGTGCGCCTGTTCGGCTTCATCGCCGGCTACCAGCCCCAGGTCATCAAGCCCCAGGACCCCATCAACATCAAGGCCGCCGAGCGCATGGGGCGGCTGCATGACCAGCTCAAAGCCATCGGCTACGAGGACCGGCCCCTGGCGCTGTATCTGGTACGCCTCTTGTTCTGCCTCTTTGCCGAAGACACCAGCATCTTCGAAAAACGCCAGTTTCAGGATTACATCGAACAGCGCATCAGCGCCGACGGTTCCGACCTGGCCCACCACCTCGCCACGTTGTTCCACCTCCTCAACACGCCGAGGGACAAGCGGCTGAAGAACCTCGACGAGCAGCTGGCCGCCTTTCCCTATATCAACGGCAAGCTGTTCGAGGCCGCGCTGCCGCCGGCCAGCTTCGACACCGCCATGCGTGAAAGCCTGCTCGACCTCTGCGGCCTGGACTGGAGCCTGATCTCGCCGGCCATCTTCGGCAGCCTGTTCCAAAGCATCATGGACGACAAGGCGCGGCGCAACCTGGGCACCCACTACACCAGCGAGGAAAACATCCTCAAGCTCATCAAGCCCCTGTTCCTCGACGGGCTGTGGGCCGAGTTCGAGAAGATCAGGAAGAACCGCAACAAGCTGTTCGAATTCCACAAGAAACTGCGGGGCCTGCACTTTTTCGATCCGGCCTGCGGCTGCGGCAATTTCCTGGTCATCACCTACCGGGAATTGCGCCTCTTGGAACTGGAAGTGCTGCGCGCCGCCTACTCCAACGGCCAGATGGCCCTGGACGTGCATCAGTTGATCGCCGTGGACGTGGACCAGTTCTACGGCATCGAGATCGAGGACTTCCCGACGCAGATCGCCCAGGTGGCCCTGTGGCTCACCGACCACCAGATGAACATCAAGGTCAGCGAGGAATTCGGTGCCTACTTCGTGCGTATCCCGTTGACGCACAGCCCCACCATCGTGCACGGCAACGCCCTGCGACTGAACTGGAACGAAGTACTGCCCGCCGAACGGTGCAGCTATGTGCTGGGGAATCCCCCCTTCGTCGGCCATCAATGGCGCAATGCCGAACAGATGGCCGACATGTCGCAGGTGTGGGGCGACGACGGCCGTTTCGGCCGCCTCGATTACGTGACCTGCTGGCATCGGAAAACTGCCGATTACATGCGTCAGAATCCGGCCATCGCTGCGGCCTTGGTGTCCACGAACAGCATTTGTCAGGGCGAGCAGGTGGGCACGCTTTGGGGCTGGATGCTGGCGCAGGGGATCAAGATTCACTTCGCCCACCGCACGTTCTCATGGAGCAACGAGGCGCGTGGCAAGGCCGCGGTGCATTGCGTGATCGTCGGCTTCGGCTTCGGCGACGTGACCGAAAGAACCATCTTCGAATACGAGGACATCAAAGGCCCAGCCCATACGGTGAAGGCGGCGAACATCAACCCGTATCTTGTGGATGCGCCCGATGTCATCCTGCCTTCACGGACATTGACGCCCGAAGGATTACCGCAGCTCATCAAGGGTAGCCAGCCCACGGACGGCGGGCACCTGTTGCTTACCGAAGCCGAGAAAGCTGAACTGATCGCAGCCGAGCCGCAGGCCGCCGAATGGTTGCGCCCATTCATCGGCGGCGAAGAGCTGATCAACGGTGGACAGCGCTGGTGCCTGTGGTTGAAAGGCATCTCGCCCAACGTGCTGCGCGCCATGCCGCTGGTCATGAAGCGCGTTGCCGCCGTCGCCGAGTCCCGCCGCAAGAGCCCGACCAGGAGCGTGCAGGAGTTCGCCGACAAGCCGACGCTCTTCACCCAGGATCGACAACCGGAAACCCCTTTCCTTGCTTTATCGGAGGTTTCGTCGGAGAACCGTCATTTCATTCCGATAGCGTTCTTCCTCCCGGCTATTGTTCCCGCCAACACGGTTCAGGTCATCCAGGGTGCGAACTTGTTTCACCTCGGCATCCTCTCCAGCACCATGCATAACGCTTGGATGCGGACGGTAGCAGGGCGTCTTGAAAGCCGTTACCGCTATACCCCTTCCGTCTACAACAACTTTCCCTGGCCGCAGCAGTTCACCAAGCAAGCAAGCAAGCAAGCAAGCAAGCAAGCAAGCAAGCAAGCAAGCAAGCAAGCAAGCAAGCAAGCAAGCAAGCAAGCAAGCAAGCGGATGCCTCGCTGGATGAAAAGTTCCATAAAAATATCGAAATCGCTGCACAAACCGTGCTCGACGCCCGTGCCGCCCATCCGGGGGCGAGTCTTGCCGATCTTTACGACCCGCTCTCCATGCCGCCCGATCTGGTGA
- a CDS encoding epoxide hydrolase family protein, which translates to MDIRPFRIDVPQPRLDYLRGRLADARWPDEPQAPPWALGTLPVVLRDLVAYWLRDYDWRRAEADLNRWPQFVAEVDGQAIHFLHVCGSGANPKPVLLIHGWPGGFNEFLPVIERLTRPERFGGDAEDGVTLVIPSLPGYGFSGKPSAPVSPRTIARWFDRLMIEGLGYADYLAQGGDWGSMVAFWLGSEGKGCAAVHTNFIAGWGALGGASLSSLLQKSMAQFQRFAASHGGYQSIQSTRPLTLAYGLQDSPLGTAAWILEKFHAWSDLKDGDLWLVYTREQLVTHLMIYLVTDTIGTSTWIYTTPSQDGEPAGPLIKPVAVAHFPRELVMLSRPDYEACFPIRRWTDHPVGGHFAAMEQPVLFAEDVLAFVRQLRGAQ; encoded by the coding sequence ATGGACATCCGGCCTTTCCGAATCGATGTTCCCCAACCCCGCCTGGATTATCTGCGCGGACGTCTCGCCGATGCCCGTTGGCCCGACGAGCCCCAGGCACCGCCCTGGGCCCTGGGCACTCTGCCCGTCGTGCTGCGGGATCTGGTCGCCTACTGGCTGCGCGACTACGATTGGCGCCGCGCCGAGGCGGACCTCAACCGCTGGCCCCAGTTCGTGGCGGAGGTCGATGGGCAGGCCATCCATTTCCTGCATGTGTGCGGCTCCGGTGCGAACCCCAAACCCGTGCTGCTGATCCACGGCTGGCCGGGCGGCTTCAACGAGTTCCTGCCGGTGATCGAACGGTTGACCCGGCCCGAACGCTTCGGCGGCGATGCCGAGGACGGTGTGACTCTGGTGATTCCCTCACTGCCCGGCTACGGTTTCTCTGGCAAGCCGTCCGCCCCCGTGAGCCCCAGGACCATCGCCCGCTGGTTCGATCGGCTGATGATCGAGGGCCTGGGCTATGCGGATTACCTCGCCCAGGGTGGCGACTGGGGCTCGATGGTGGCATTCTGGCTCGGCAGCGAAGGAAAAGGCTGCGCGGCGGTGCACACCAACTTCATTGCCGGCTGGGGCGCCCTCGGCGGTGCATCCTTGTCGTCGCTGTTGCAAAAGTCCATGGCGCAGTTCCAGCGTTTCGCGGCCAGCCACGGCGGCTACCAGTCGATCCAGTCCACCCGCCCGCTGACCCTCGCCTACGGCCTGCAGGACAGCCCCCTGGGAACGGCGGCCTGGATCCTGGAAAAATTCCATGCCTGGTCCGACCTCAAGGACGGCGATCTGTGGTTGGTCTATACCCGGGAACAACTCGTCACCCACCTGATGATCTATCTGGTCACCGACACCATCGGTACCTCCACCTGGATCTACACGACGCCCAGCCAGGACGGCGAGCCGGCGGGACCTCTGATCAAACCCGTCGCCGTCGCCCATTTTCCCCGGGAACTGGTGATGCTGAGCCGGCCCGACTACGAAGCCTGTTTCCCGATCCGGCGCTGGACCGACCATCCGGTGGGCGGACACTTCGCCGCCATGGAGCAGCCGGTGCTGTTCGCCGAGGATGTGCTCGCCTTTGTCCGGCAATTGCGTGGGGCGCAGTAA
- the purB gene encoding adenylosuccinate lyase, with product MLTLTALSPLDGRYADKLEPLRAHFSEFGLIRNRVRVEVEWLKALAAAPELAEVQAFSEITIAELDLIVSGFSVGDGEAIKAIEKRTNHDVKAMEYWLKERLANNAEVMRVTEFIHFGCTSEDINNLSHALMLKDGRAQNLLPSLDALIVRLRGLAHDLAELPMLSRTHGQPASPTTLGKEMANIAARLIKARARIAEVSLTAKFNGAVGNYNAHLSAYPDFDWEGFNRRFIESFGLEFNPYTIQIEPHDAMAELYDAIARANTILIDANRDIWQYISLGYFKQKLKAGEIGSSTMPHKVNPIDFENAEGNLGLANAVLRHLAEKLPISRLQRDLTDSTVLRNMGVGFGYTVLAYDSCLRGISKLEANPEQLAADLDACWEVLAEPVQTVMRRYGVENPYEQLKELTRGKGIDREGLHAFIRTLAIPEAEKLRLLAMTPANYIGKAVALAKGI from the coding sequence ATGCTGACCCTGACCGCCCTTTCCCCCCTCGACGGCCGTTATGCCGACAAGCTCGAACCCTTGCGTGCCCATTTTTCGGAATTCGGCCTGATCCGGAACCGGGTGCGGGTGGAGGTGGAGTGGCTCAAGGCCCTGGCCGCCGCGCCGGAACTGGCGGAAGTGCAGGCGTTCTCGGAGATCACCATCGCCGAGCTGGATCTGATCGTGTCCGGCTTTTCGGTCGGTGACGGCGAGGCGATCAAGGCGATCGAGAAGCGCACCAACCACGACGTGAAGGCCATGGAATACTGGCTCAAGGAGCGCCTGGCGAACAACGCGGAAGTGATGCGGGTCACCGAGTTCATCCACTTCGGCTGCACCTCGGAGGACATCAACAACCTGTCCCATGCCCTGATGCTGAAGGACGGCCGCGCGCAGAACCTGCTGCCCAGCCTGGACGCTCTCATCGTCCGCTTGCGCGGCCTGGCCCACGATCTGGCCGAGCTGCCGATGCTGTCCCGCACCCACGGCCAGCCCGCCAGCCCCACCACCCTGGGCAAGGAGATGGCCAACATCGCAGCGCGCCTGATCAAGGCCCGCGCCCGCATCGCCGAGGTCAGCCTGACCGCCAAGTTCAACGGCGCCGTCGGCAACTACAACGCCCACCTCTCGGCCTATCCCGACTTCGACTGGGAGGGCTTCAACCGCCGCTTCATCGAGTCCTTCGGCCTGGAGTTCAACCCCTACACCATCCAGATCGAGCCCCACGACGCGATGGCTGAACTCTACGACGCCATCGCCCGGGCCAACACCATTCTCATCGACGCCAACCGCGACATCTGGCAGTACATCTCCCTGGGCTACTTCAAGCAGAAGCTCAAGGCCGGCGAGATCGGCTCCTCCACCATGCCGCACAAGGTCAATCCGATCGATTTCGAGAATGCCGAGGGCAACCTGGGCCTGGCCAACGCCGTGTTGCGCCACCTGGCGGAGAAGCTGCCGATCTCCCGCCTGCAACGGGACCTGACCGACTCCACCGTGCTACGCAACATGGGAGTGGGTTTCGGCTATACGGTGCTGGCCTACGATTCCTGTCTGCGCGGCATCTCCAAGCTGGAAGCCAACCCCGAGCAACTGGCAGCCGATCTGGACGCCTGTTGGGAGGTGCTGGCCGAGCCGGTGCAGACCGTGATGCGGCGCTACGGCGTGGAGAATCCCTACGAGCAGCTGAAGGAACTGACCCGCGGCAAGGGCATCGACCGCGAGGGCCTGCACGCCTTCATCCGTACCCTGGCGATTCCGGAGGCCGAGAAGCTGCGCCTCCTGGCGATGACGCCGGCCAACTACATCGGCAAGGCCGTGGCGCTCGCCAAGGGGATATGA
- a CDS encoding 2Fe-2S iron-sulfur cluster-binding protein: MVKLLQSILRWFFMRAENLFNLAFGEKLNPFYHLGTITFWQFWLLVASGLYLYIFSETGVHDAYNSVEAITHHQWWAGGILRSIHRYATDGMLLTMALHLTRHFAYDRYRGFRWFSWVSGVVLIWLVYISGINGFMLVWDKLAQFVVVAVAEWFDALPIFNGTLIRNFIYEGAVNSRLFTLIAFIHIGAPLIVGFIMWIHVQRVPRAHINPPRPVALAITLMFLVLALVKPVFSQGGEANLGVVPNNLEYDWFQLPALALIYSWGPLKVWLLLWAITAIMFLTPWLPPKRRGSRQAEMTVTVHPDDKSVTARFGETLLDAGLRQDIDLPFDCRNGGCGVCKCTVLNGEVDPGLYQPNALSAEERAQGKVLMCCATALSDVEIEYAASTRRNAPVRTFTVRVAQMQLLAADVMQLKLALPEGETLPFKAGQYLNMLLEDGERRSFSFASQPGQSDLIELHIRLVPGGRFTPRVFESMKVGDELRIEGPLGDFVLRESERPIVFVAGATGFAPVKSMVEDAFTRGLKRPIHLYWGVRRPQDLYMGQLAEQWAREHDNFKFIPVLSDPQPEDAWSGRTGLVHTAILHDFPSLQGHEIYACGSVRMVEAVFPHFKSQGAEDGMCFSDAFTFAASSMALQPPAEPKDP; this comes from the coding sequence ATGGTCAAGCTACTGCAATCCATATTGCGCTGGTTCTTCATGCGCGCCGAAAACCTGTTCAATCTGGCCTTCGGCGAAAAACTCAACCCCTTCTACCACCTCGGCACCATCACCTTCTGGCAATTCTGGCTGTTGGTGGCGAGCGGCCTCTATCTTTACATTTTCTCCGAAACCGGCGTCCACGACGCCTACAACTCGGTCGAGGCCATCACCCACCATCAATGGTGGGCCGGCGGCATCCTGCGCAGCATCCACCGCTACGCCACCGACGGCATGCTTCTCACCATGGCGCTGCATCTGACGCGCCATTTCGCCTACGATCGCTACCGCGGCTTCCGCTGGTTCTCCTGGGTCTCCGGCGTGGTGCTGATCTGGCTGGTGTACATCTCCGGAATCAACGGCTTCATGCTGGTCTGGGACAAACTGGCCCAGTTCGTCGTCGTCGCCGTCGCGGAATGGTTCGATGCGCTGCCCATCTTCAACGGTACGCTGATCCGCAACTTCATCTATGAAGGTGCGGTCAACAGCCGGCTGTTCACCCTGATCGCCTTCATCCATATCGGCGCGCCGCTGATCGTCGGCTTCATCATGTGGATCCACGTCCAGCGGGTGCCGCGCGCCCACATCAATCCGCCGCGCCCGGTGGCGCTCGCCATCACCTTGATGTTCCTGGTGCTGGCGCTGGTCAAGCCCGTATTCAGCCAGGGCGGCGAGGCCAATCTGGGCGTCGTGCCCAACAACCTGGAATACGACTGGTTCCAGTTGCCGGCACTGGCCCTGATCTATAGCTGGGGACCGCTCAAGGTCTGGCTGCTGCTGTGGGCCATCACCGCCATCATGTTCCTCACCCCCTGGCTCCCCCCCAAGCGGCGCGGCAGCCGCCAGGCCGAGATGACCGTCACCGTGCATCCGGACGACAAGAGCGTCACCGCCCGCTTCGGCGAGACATTGCTGGATGCCGGCTTGCGCCAGGACATCGACCTGCCGTTCGATTGCCGCAACGGCGGTTGCGGCGTCTGCAAATGCACCGTGCTGAACGGCGAAGTGGACCCCGGCCTGTATCAACCCAACGCACTGAGCGCGGAAGAGCGGGCCCAGGGCAAGGTCCTGATGTGCTGCGCCACCGCCCTGAGCGACGTGGAGATCGAGTATGCCGCCAGCACCAGACGCAACGCGCCGGTGCGCACCTTCACGGTCCGCGTCGCCCAGATGCAGTTGCTGGCTGCCGACGTGATGCAGCTCAAGCTCGCGCTGCCGGAAGGGGAGACGCTCCCGTTCAAGGCCGGCCAGTACCTCAACATGCTGCTGGAGGACGGCGAGCGGCGCTCCTTCTCCTTCGCCAGCCAGCCCGGCCAGTCCGACCTGATCGAACTGCACATCCGTCTGGTGCCGGGCGGCCGCTTCACGCCACGGGTGTTCGAGAGCATGAAGGTCGGCGATGAACTGCGGATCGAGGGCCCGCTGGGCGATTTCGTGCTGCGCGAATCGGAGCGCCCGATCGTTTTCGTAGCCGGCGCCACCGGCTTCGCCCCGGTCAAGAGCATGGTCGAGGATGCCTTCACGCGCGGCTTGAAGCGCCCAATCCACCTCTACTGGGGCGTGCGTCGTCCGCAGGACCTCTACATGGGACAGCTTGCCGAACAATGGGCGCGGGAACACGACAACTTCAAGTTCATCCCGGTGCTCTCCGACCCGCAGCCTGAAGACGCCTGGAGCGGGCGCACCGGCCTGGTCCATACCGCGATCCTGCATGACTTCCCCAGTCTCCAGGGGCATGAGATCTATGCCTGCGGTTCGGTCCGGATGGTCGAGGCGGTATTCCCGCACTTCAAGTCCCAGGGCGCCGAGGATGGCATGTGCTTCTCCGATGCCTTCACCTTCGCCGCCAGTTCCATGGCCCTGCAACCGCCCGCGGAACCCAAGGATCCGTAA
- a CDS encoding glutathione S-transferase N-terminal domain-containing protein, with protein sequence MKLIGSLTSPYVRKARIVLAEKKIEYDFVIESPSSPSSTVADFNPLARIPVLILDDETPVFDSPVIVEYLDNSAPNNKLMPQPNRERMEVKRWEAVADGVLDAAVENRHASLLDPSLQNRANVARNEAVILRSLDFIARELSDKSWCMGTHFGMADVAVGCALGYLDFRFPQIDWRASHPVLHKLFDKLMQRPSFQETVPLAT encoded by the coding sequence ATGAAGCTCATCGGTTCACTGACCAGCCCCTACGTCCGCAAGGCCCGCATCGTCCTGGCCGAGAAGAAAATCGAATACGACTTCGTGATCGAATCGCCGAGCTCCCCGAGCAGTACCGTCGCCGACTTCAACCCCCTGGCCCGCATTCCGGTGCTGATCCTGGACGACGAAACGCCGGTGTTCGATTCGCCGGTGATCGTCGAATACCTGGACAACTCCGCCCCCAACAACAAGCTGATGCCCCAGCCCAATCGCGAGCGGATGGAAGTGAAACGCTGGGAAGCCGTTGCCGACGGCGTACTCGACGCCGCCGTGGAAAACCGTCACGCCTCGCTGCTCGACCCGTCCCTGCAGAACCGGGCCAACGTCGCCCGCAACGAGGCCGTGATCCTGCGCAGCCTGGATTTCATCGCCCGGGAACTGAGCGACAAGTCATGGTGCATGGGCACCCATTTCGGCATGGCCGACGTCGCCGTCGGCTGCGCCCTGGGCTACCTGGACTTCCGCTTCCCGCAGATCGACTGGCGCGCCAGCCACCCCGTCCTGCACAAGCTGTTCGACAAGCTGATGCAGCGCCCCTCGTTCCAGGAAACCGTGCCGCTGGCGACCTGA
- a CDS encoding DUF2322 family protein — MAFAENLKQLPKVSHLAAIRLLDADGNEVAVIENKPGQAGSLAVYNHLAQTFGAITPDAARKGLEIYAEHTVDAQANPGKHPNIDRLAALVVEGGTLRVKHMFAVD; from the coding sequence ATGGCATTTGCAGAAAATCTCAAGCAGCTGCCCAAGGTTTCCCATCTGGCGGCCATTCGTCTGCTCGACGCGGATGGCAACGAAGTGGCGGTCATCGAGAACAAGCCCGGCCAGGCCGGCTCGCTCGCGGTGTACAACCACCTGGCCCAGACCTTCGGCGCGATCACGCCCGATGCGGCCCGGAAGGGCCTGGAAATCTATGCCGAGCACACCGTCGATGCCCAGGCCAACCCGGGCAAGCACCCCAATATCGACCGCCTCGCGGCACTGGTCGTCGAGGGCGGCACCCTGCGCGTAAAGCACATGTTCGCCGTCGACTGA
- a CDS encoding type IIL restriction-modification enzyme MmeI — protein MLDARAAHPGASLADLYDPLSMPPDLVKAHQKLDAAVDAAYGYKGAATDAARVAFLFGLYQELTSLLPMEKLPSRRRGLSKEKV, from the coding sequence GTGCTCGACGCCCGTGCCGCCCATCCGGGGGCGAGTCTTGCCGATCTTTACGACCCGCTCTCCATGCCGCCCGATCTGGTGAAGGCCCACCAGAAGCTGGACGCTGCCGTCGATGCCGCCTACGGCTACAAGGGCGCCGCCACCGACGCGGCGCGCGTGGCGTTTCTGTTCGGTCTCTATCAGGAACTCACCAGTCTGTTGCCGATGGAAAAGCTGCCGTCCCGCCGGCGCGGGCTTTCGAAGGAGAAAGTATGA
- a CDS encoding SDR family NAD(P)-dependent oxidoreductase, with protein sequence MAKQRENFPQGVALVIGGSGGMGRAICERLAEAGSDVALTYQNNAARAAEAAAAVEALGRSALTVQLSLEDEAGIRAAVDELAAHRRIHTVVVASGTDIAQPKIRDMTTAQWRQVMDADLNGFFNLIHATLPHLKAGGGGSYVHISSAGLHRWPEGDVLSVAPKAAIESLIQGIAREEGRYGIRANSVALGVIESGIFLRRLADGTFTDKWQKAAMSKLCLKRWGSADEVADAVVFLASNRAAYTTGQILSVDGGYRV encoded by the coding sequence ATGGCAAAACAACGAGAGAACTTTCCCCAGGGGGTCGCCCTGGTGATCGGCGGCAGCGGCGGCATGGGGCGGGCGATCTGCGAGCGCCTGGCGGAGGCGGGGAGCGATGTGGCGCTCACCTACCAGAACAATGCCGCCCGGGCCGCCGAAGCTGCCGCCGCCGTCGAAGCCCTGGGGCGGAGCGCGCTGACGGTGCAGCTTTCCCTGGAGGACGAGGCCGGCATCCGGGCGGCAGTGGATGAATTGGCCGCCCATCGGCGCATCCACACCGTGGTGGTGGCGTCCGGCACCGACATCGCCCAGCCCAAGATCCGCGACATGACGACGGCGCAGTGGCGCCAGGTGATGGATGCCGATCTGAATGGCTTCTTCAATCTGATCCATGCCACCTTGCCGCATCTCAAGGCGGGCGGCGGCGGCTCTTACGTGCATATCAGTTCCGCCGGCCTGCACCGCTGGCCCGAGGGCGACGTGCTCTCGGTGGCGCCCAAGGCGGCGATCGAGTCGCTGATCCAGGGCATCGCCAGGGAAGAGGGGCGCTACGGCATCCGCGCCAACAGCGTGGCTCTGGGCGTGATCGAGTCCGGCATCTTCCTGCGCCGCCTGGCCGATGGCACCTTCACCGACAAGTGGCAAAAGGCCGCCATGTCCAAGCTGTGCCTGAAGCGCTGGGGGAGCGCCGACGAGGTGGCCGACGCGGTGGTGTTCCTGGCCTCCAACCGGGCGGCCTACACCACGGGGCAGATCCTCTCGGTGGATGGCGGTTACCGGGTCTGA
- the mnmA gene encoding tRNA 2-thiouridine(34) synthase MnmA has translation MSEANNELNAAAGIEPGAGRTVVVGMSGGVDSSVAALLLKRAGWKVVGLFMKNWEDDDDEEYCSSRQDLIDAVAAADVIGIDLEVVNFSAEYKERVFAEFLREYQAGRTPNPDVLCNAEIKFRAFLDHALQLGAEKIATGHYAGVREFLGEFQLLKAEDGTKDQSYFLHRLNQAQLSKTLFPLAQVYKREVRKIAAAAGLANHAKKDSTGICFIGERDFREFLQRYLPRQPGEIRNLDSGQVMGRHEGLMYHTLGQRDGLGIGGVKGAPELPWYVAAKDMEKNVLYVVQGHDHPALLRDRLTAANLSWVSGRAPHTHWVYTAKTRYRQPDAPCEVERVDADSCEIDFAAPQWAVTPGQSVVLYESRVCLGGGIIQ, from the coding sequence ATGTCTGAAGCAAACAATGAACTGAACGCAGCGGCCGGCATCGAGCCGGGCGCGGGCAGGACGGTGGTCGTCGGCATGTCCGGCGGCGTCGATTCCTCGGTGGCGGCACTGCTGCTGAAGCGCGCCGGCTGGAAGGTGGTCGGCCTGTTCATGAAGAACTGGGAGGACGATGACGACGAGGAGTACTGCTCCTCGCGCCAGGATCTGATCGACGCGGTCGCCGCGGCCGACGTGATCGGCATCGACCTGGAGGTGGTGAATTTCTCCGCCGAGTACAAGGAGCGGGTGTTCGCCGAGTTCCTGCGCGAATACCAGGCCGGGCGCACGCCGAATCCGGACGTGCTGTGCAACGCCGAGATCAAGTTCAGGGCCTTCCTCGACCACGCTCTGCAACTGGGCGCGGAGAAGATCGCCACCGGCCACTATGCCGGGGTGCGCGAGTTCCTCGGCGAGTTCCAGCTGCTGAAAGCCGAGGACGGCACCAAGGACCAGAGCTATTTCCTGCACCGCCTGAACCAGGCGCAGCTGTCGAAGACCCTGTTCCCCCTGGCCCAGGTCTATAAGCGCGAGGTGCGCAAGATCGCCGCCGCGGCGGGGCTCGCCAACCACGCCAAGAAGGACTCCACCGGCATCTGTTTCATCGGCGAGCGCGACTTCCGCGAATTCCTGCAGCGCTATCTGCCGCGCCAGCCGGGCGAGATCCGCAATCTCGACAGTGGCCAGGTGATGGGCCGCCACGAGGGCCTGATGTACCACACCCTGGGGCAGCGCGACGGCCTGGGCATCGGCGGCGTCAAGGGCGCGCCGGAACTGCCCTGGTACGTCGCGGCCAAGGACATGGAGAAGAACGTGCTCTACGTGGTGCAGGGCCACGACCACCCGGCCCTGCTGCGCGACCGCCTCACCGCCGCCAACCTGAGCTGGGTGTCGGGCCGCGCGCCGCACACCCACTGGGTATATACCGCCAAGACCCGCTATCGCCAGCCCGACGCGCCGTGTGAGGTGGAGCGCGTGGATGCCGACAGTTGCGAGATCGACTTCGCCGCGCCGCAATGGGCGGTGACGCCGGGGCAGAGCGTGGTGCTCTACGAATCACGGGTCTGCCTCGGCGGCGGCATCATCCAGTAG